Proteins found in one Etheostoma spectabile isolate EspeVRDwgs_2016 chromosome 14, UIUC_Espe_1.0, whole genome shotgun sequence genomic segment:
- the exosc7 gene encoding exosome complex component RRP42, giving the protein MATVQVSEAEKVYILHGIRDDLRVDGRGCEDYRHMEIETDVVSNTDGSAKVTLGHTAVLVGVKADIGKPRPVVPDEGYFEFFVDCSANATPEFEGRGGDELGTELSNTLYKVFNNKHSVDLKSLCISAGEHCWVLYVDVLLLQCDGNLYDAISVAIKAALFNTKIPRVHISADEEGGKEIELSDDPYDCMRLNVENVPCIVTLCKVGHRHVVDATLQEKACSVASLIISVTHKGTVTCTRKVGGGSLDPESIFEMTEAGKRVGKALHAPLMKLLQQEESLGKLRQKVGFLG; this is encoded by the exons atggcAACAGTACAAGTTAGCGAGGCTGAAAAGGTTTACATCTTACACGGTATACGG GATGATTTACGAGTGGACGGAAGAGGTTGTGAGGACTACAGACACATGGAAATAGAGACTGATGTGGTGTCCAACACAGACGGCTCGGCCAAAGTCACACTG GGGCACACAGCGGTTCTGGTTGGGGTTAAGGCTGACATTGGAAAACCAAGGCCCGTTGTGCCCGATGAAGGCTACTTTGAGTTCTTTGTTGACTG TTCGGCCAATGCAACCCCCGAGTTTGAGGGCAGAGGAGGCGACGAGTTGGGGACAGAGCTAAGTAACACTCTCTACAAAGTCttcaacaacaaacacagtGTGGACCTGAAGAGCCTTTGTATTAGTGCAGGAGAACATTGCTGGGTCCTCTATGTGGATGTACTG CTCCTGCAGTGTGATGGAAACCTGTACGATGCCATCTCAGTAGCTATCAAGGCAGCTCTCTTTAACACAAA AATTCCCAGAGTGCACATATCAGCTGATGAAGAAGGGGGGAAGGAAATTGAGCTGTCAGATGACCCGTATGATTGCATGAGACTCAATGTAGAAAACGTTCCTTGCATAGTGACATTGTGCAAG gtgGGCCACAGGCACGTAGTGGACGCTACTCTGCAGGAGAAGGCCTGCTCTGTGGCGAGTCTGATcatctctgtcacacacaaggGCACAGTCACCTGCACGAGGAAGGTGGGCGGAGGCAGCTTGGATCCAGAGAGTATCTTTGAAATGACAGAG GCAGGTAAACGGGTCGGGAAGGCCCTTCACGCTCCGCTCATGAAGCTGCTGCAGCAGGAGGAGAGTTTGGGAAAGTTGCGACAGAAAGTTGGCTTCCTTGGTTAA
- the clec3bb gene encoding tetranectin, with amino-acid sequence MEFKGVCVLLGVLLLVNCSFQQQTPPKKKKVLLESDTAKDAAVEQLQKQINDIVQELNLLKEQQALQTVCLKGIKIHDKCFLADTVRKRYHTASEDCNAMGGVLGTPTSSYENDQLRDYIRLSIGPDEQVWLGINDMVTEGSWMDQTGVSITFKNWDTSNYRSPQPDGGKTQNCAVLSGASHGKWFDDNCREEKPSVCQFNIV; translated from the exons ATGGAGTTCAAAGGAGTTTGTGTACTGCTGGGGGTACTACTACTGGTGAACTGCTCATTTCAGCAGCAGACTCCAccgaagaagaaaaaag TGTTGTTGGAATCGGACACAGCAAAGGATGCAGCTGTCGAGCAGCTACAGAAACAGATCAACGACATTGTACAGGAGCTCAACCTACTGAAGGAACAACAAGCTCTGCAGACAG TCTGTTTGAAAGGTATAAAGATCCACGACAAGTGTTTCTTGGCTGACACTGTGAGAAAACGCTATCACACTGCCAGTGAGGACTGCAACGCTATGGGCGGTGTCCTCGGTACACCCACATCCAGCTACGAGAACGACCAGCTCAGAGACTACATCCGCCTGAGCATCGGCCCAGATGAGCAGGTCTGGCTGGGCATCAATGACATGGTGACTGAGGGCAGCTGGATGGACCAGACTGGGGTCAGCATTACATTCAAAAATTGGGACACCTCCAACTACCGGTCCCCTCAGCCAGACGGTGGCAAGACCCAAAACTGCGCCGTCCTGTCTGGGGCCTCCCATGGGAAGTGGTTTGACGATAACTGTCGTGAGGAGAAGCCCTCTGTCTGCCAGTTCAACATTGTTTGA